In the Kaistella sp. 97-N-M2 genome, one interval contains:
- a CDS encoding 3-phosphoshikimate 1-carboxyvinyltransferase: MLLEKSKLIGNKTIEISGSKSISNRLLILHQLFENFSIENLSNSQDTQLLAAALQSTSEVIDIHHAGTAMRFLTSYYAIQDGKTVILTGSDRMKQRPIKFLVEALRDLGAEITYLENEGFPPLKITGKKLAKRSVTIPANISSQFISSLMLIGGKLENGLEINLAGKITSKPYLEMTLKILRTLDIAYEWEENTINIFPTTEFLKNTHNIPFVVESDWSSASYFYSLAAISRETVNLKSFKPYSLQGDSVLKEIYWQYFGVNTISEGAESRISLLPDNFFNFPDKINLDMNDCPDIAQTLCVTATALKIPFEITGLSTLKVKETDRLLALRNELFKIGCISEITEDSISSLKFFEPNENISIQTYNDHRMAMSFAPFCLVKKLNIEDDAVVEKSYPDFWANFNQVIEKTD; encoded by the coding sequence ATGCTTTTAGAAAAATCTAAATTAATTGGCAACAAAACCATAGAAATCAGCGGTTCGAAAAGCATTTCGAATCGTTTGTTGATTCTGCATCAGCTTTTTGAAAATTTCAGTATTGAAAATTTGTCCAATTCTCAGGACACTCAACTTTTGGCGGCGGCTTTACAAAGCACTTCCGAAGTTATCGACATTCATCACGCCGGAACTGCCATGCGATTTCTGACTTCTTACTACGCAATTCAGGACGGTAAAACAGTTATTTTAACAGGTTCCGACCGCATGAAACAAAGACCGATTAAATTTTTGGTTGAGGCTTTGCGCGATCTGGGTGCCGAAATTACCTATCTCGAAAATGAGGGATTTCCACCGCTGAAAATCACGGGTAAAAAATTAGCAAAACGCTCCGTTACAATTCCCGCAAACATTTCCAGCCAGTTTATTTCCTCGCTGATGCTGATCGGTGGCAAACTTGAAAACGGTCTGGAAATAAATCTGGCAGGAAAAATTACCTCAAAACCTTATCTTGAGATGACTTTGAAAATCTTGAGAACGCTCGATATTGCTTATGAATGGGAAGAAAATACAATCAACATATTTCCCACAACCGAATTTCTAAAAAACACTCATAACATTCCATTTGTCGTAGAAAGTGACTGGAGCTCGGCCTCCTATTTTTACTCCCTTGCCGCGATCTCACGCGAAACGGTAAATTTAAAAAGCTTCAAACCTTATTCGCTACAGGGTGACTCGGTTTTAAAGGAAATCTACTGGCAATACTTTGGCGTTAACACGATTTCCGAAGGTGCAGAGTCCCGCATTTCGCTCTTACCAGACAACTTTTTTAATTTTCCGGATAAAATTAATTTAGATATGAATGACTGTCCGGATATCGCGCAGACGCTTTGTGTAACAGCAACGGCACTAAAAATTCCCTTTGAGATCACGGGTTTATCTACCTTAAAAGTAAAAGAAACAGATCGGCTTTTGGCTTTGAGAAATGAACTATTTAAAATCGGCTGTATATCGGAAATTACGGAGGATTCGATTTCTTCTCTCAAATTTTTCGAACCGAACGAAAATATCTCCATCCAAACGTACAACGACCACCGAATGGCCATGAGTTTTGCGCCGTTTTGTTTAGTAAAAAAACTCAACATCGAAGACGACGCAGTGGTAGAGAAATCCTATCCCGATTTCTGGGCTAACTTTAACCAAGTCATCGAAAAAACAGATTAA
- a CDS encoding SDR family oxidoreductase has translation MTIIITGASAGIGFALAEFFGKKGHQVFGLSRKPANSDLFKTILTDITDNQQVQAAVSKILETEKQIDVLINNAGMGMVGAVEDSTQDEILRLFNLNLVGSVQMMTAVLPTMRKQNAGKIINISSIGSEMGLPFRGFYSASKSALDKVTEAIRYEVAPWNIEVCTLHLGDIKTKIAENRVKTKVSEPYQKTFSKVYELMNAHVEDGTEPAEVAIYIEKLLNKKSWKAHYYFGKFGQKIGVPLKWVLPQNVYEKLMKKYNNLDS, from the coding sequence ATGACCATTATCATTACAGGAGCTTCAGCAGGAATTGGTTTCGCTTTGGCTGAATTTTTCGGGAAAAAAGGACATCAGGTCTTTGGATTGAGCAGAAAACCTGCAAATTCTGACCTTTTTAAAACCATTCTCACCGATATTACGGATAATCAACAGGTTCAAGCCGCCGTTTCAAAAATTTTAGAAACGGAGAAGCAGATCGATGTCCTCATCAATAACGCCGGAATGGGCATGGTTGGCGCGGTGGAAGACTCAACACAAGACGAAATCCTAAGATTATTCAATTTAAATTTGGTGGGTTCTGTGCAAATGATGACCGCCGTTTTACCGACAATGCGAAAACAAAACGCCGGAAAAATCATCAATATCTCTAGCATTGGGTCGGAGATGGGTTTGCCTTTCCGGGGGTTTTATTCGGCCTCGAAATCGGCGCTGGATAAAGTAACGGAAGCCATCCGTTACGAAGTTGCTCCCTGGAACATCGAGGTTTGTACCCTTCATTTAGGCGACATTAAAACAAAAATCGCGGAGAATAGGGTAAAAACAAAGGTTTCCGAACCTTACCAAAAAACATTTTCAAAAGTTTACGAATTGATGAATGCGCACGTGGAAGACGGAACGGAGCCTGCGGAAGTCGCCATTTACATCGAAAAACTTCTGAATAAAAAATCGTGGAAGGCCCATTATTACTTCGGAAAATTCGGACAAAAAATTGGAGTGCCGTTGAAATGGGTACTGCCGCAGAATGTGTACGAAAAGCTGATGAAGAAATACAACAATCTGGACTCATAA
- the metF gene encoding methylenetetrahydrofolate reductase [NAD(P)H] — protein sequence MKITEHIKNANGKTLFSLEVVPPQKGIGIEDLYKNIDPLMEFKPPFIDVTTSREEYIYLDKGNGLMERKVTRMRPGTLGICSAIQHKYNVDTVPHVLCGGFSQEETEYLLVDCMYLGIENVMALRGDAMKGQQYFEPTVGGHKNAMDLVRQMNDLGRGKYLHDDRICEESNKFCIGVAGYPEKHIEAPSMNYDLKWLKEKVDAGADYVVTQMFFENKKFIDFVTQAREIGIDVPIIPGIKPIATKGHLQMLPKVFKIDLPEDLISAVEKAKDNAAVKQIGIEWTINQCRELLDFGVPVLHFYSMGKSDNIKKIAGELF from the coding sequence ATGAAAATCACAGAACACATAAAAAACGCCAACGGAAAAACCTTATTTTCCCTCGAGGTTGTACCGCCACAAAAAGGAATCGGAATCGAAGATCTCTACAAAAACATCGATCCGCTTATGGAATTTAAACCGCCGTTCATCGATGTCACGACGTCGCGCGAGGAATATATTTATCTGGATAAAGGTAATGGTTTAATGGAGCGCAAAGTCACCCGGATGCGGCCTGGAACCTTGGGGATTTGTTCCGCGATTCAGCATAAATATAATGTAGATACTGTTCCGCACGTTTTGTGTGGCGGTTTTTCGCAGGAGGAAACCGAATATCTTTTGGTAGACTGTATGTATCTGGGCATCGAAAATGTAATGGCGTTGCGTGGTGATGCGATGAAAGGTCAGCAATATTTTGAGCCGACCGTTGGTGGGCACAAAAACGCTATGGATCTTGTGCGCCAAATGAATGATCTCGGCCGCGGAAAATACCTTCACGACGACAGAATTTGCGAGGAAAGCAATAAATTCTGTATTGGTGTGGCGGGTTATCCGGAGAAACACATTGAGGCACCGTCCATGAATTACGACCTGAAATGGTTGAAAGAAAAAGTGGATGCCGGTGCAGATTACGTAGTGACGCAGATGTTTTTCGAGAATAAAAAGTTCATTGATTTCGTGACACAGGCGCGGGAAATTGGAATCGACGTGCCGATTATCCCCGGCATCAAACCGATTGCCACAAAAGGTCATCTGCAAATGCTGCCGAAAGTTTTCAAAATCGATCTGCCGGAAGATTTGATTTCGGCGGTAGAAAAAGCAAAAGACAACGCTGCGGTTAAACAGATTGGAATCGAGTGGACCATCAATCAGTGTCGGGAACTGTTAGATTTCGGTGTTCCTGTGCTGCATTTCTATTCTATGGGAAAAAGCGATAACATTAAGAAGATCGCTGGAGAACTTTTTTAG
- the metH gene encoding methionine synthase: MKYLKLSGLEPLIITPESNFINVGERTNVAGSKKFLRLIKEGNYTEALDIARNQVDGGAQILDVNFDDGLLDGKFAMVKFLNLIASEPDISRIPIMIDSSKWEILEAGLQVVQGKCVVNSISLKEGEEEFISHAKTIKRYGAAVIVMAFDENGQADNYERRLEICSRSYDILVNEVGFPAEDIIFDLNIFPVATGMDEHRRNAIDFIEATKWVRENLPNVSVSGGVSNVSFSFRGNDNVREAMHSVFLYHAIKTGMNMGIVNPMMLEVYDEIPKDLLELVEDVMLDRREDATERLLDYSERVKSTKKEFVEELEWRKDSLQERITHALVKGIDRFVIEDVEEVRVNSKRPLDVIEVNLMTGMGVVGDLFGSGKMFLPQVVKSARVMKKAVAYLQPFIEAEKDEKQKANGKILIATVKGDVHDIGKNIVSVVLGCNNYEIIDLGVMVPAEKIIAAAIEHQVDVIGLSGLITPSLDEMVHVADELQRKNLSFPLLIGGATTSKAHTAVKIFPKYGHTVVHVNDASRAVGVVSQLLDHNNEKYKADLKIDYEDFRQKFLDRQIEKVYVPIEEARKQKFSIDWENGQISKPKFLGIKVIENQDLRELLDFMDWSPFFRSWELHGKFPQILTDEVVGAQATELFKEAKVLLDKILDEKLFTAKGIFGIFPANSNEQDDVLVLNGEGNEVAKFHTLRQQLKKSAGKEYIALSDFIAPKTTGKEDYMGAFAVTTGFGTEELAQKYYDEGDDYNAIIVKALADRLAEAFAEFLHHKIRTDFWGYAENENLENEDLIAEKYSGIRPAPGYPACPDHLEKKTIWELLKVQENIGLELTESLAMFPTAAVSGYYFGNPKAKYFGVGKIKEDQLKDYAERKGVDLEYARKWLSPNLAD, translated from the coding sequence ATGAAATACTTAAAATTATCAGGTTTAGAACCATTAATCATCACTCCCGAATCCAATTTCATCAATGTTGGAGAGAGAACCAATGTTGCGGGTTCCAAGAAATTTCTGCGTTTGATTAAAGAAGGAAATTATACAGAAGCACTCGATATTGCAAGAAATCAAGTGGATGGAGGTGCGCAAATTCTGGACGTCAATTTTGATGATGGTTTGCTTGACGGGAAATTCGCGATGGTGAAATTTCTTAATTTAATTGCTTCAGAACCCGATATTTCCCGTATTCCAATTATGATCGATTCTTCGAAATGGGAGATTTTGGAAGCAGGTTTACAGGTCGTTCAGGGAAAATGTGTCGTGAATTCCATCAGTTTAAAAGAAGGCGAGGAAGAATTTATTTCTCATGCAAAAACCATCAAAAGATATGGTGCAGCCGTAATTGTCATGGCTTTTGACGAAAACGGACAAGCTGATAATTACGAAAGAAGATTAGAAATTTGCTCAAGATCCTATGATATTTTGGTGAACGAAGTCGGTTTTCCTGCTGAAGATATTATTTTCGATCTTAATATTTTCCCCGTTGCAACAGGAATGGACGAACATCGCAGAAACGCCATTGATTTTATTGAGGCGACAAAATGGGTCAGAGAAAATCTCCCAAATGTTTCTGTAAGCGGCGGAGTTTCCAATGTTTCTTTCTCTTTTCGAGGGAACGATAATGTGAGAGAAGCGATGCATTCCGTTTTTCTTTATCATGCCATAAAAACGGGAATGAATATGGGAATTGTAAATCCAATGATGCTGGAAGTTTACGACGAAATTCCAAAAGATTTGCTGGAGCTGGTGGAAGATGTCATGCTCGACCGACGAGAAGATGCTACAGAACGGCTTTTGGATTATTCAGAAAGGGTGAAATCCACCAAAAAAGAATTTGTAGAAGAACTGGAATGGCGAAAAGATTCTTTGCAGGAAAGAATTACTCACGCTTTGGTGAAAGGAATTGATCGGTTTGTCATCGAAGATGTGGAAGAAGTCAGGGTGAATTCTAAAAGACCTTTGGATGTGATTGAAGTAAATTTAATGACCGGAATGGGCGTTGTAGGTGATTTATTTGGCAGCGGAAAAATGTTTTTGCCACAAGTTGTAAAATCGGCGAGGGTCATGAAAAAAGCCGTCGCTTATCTGCAACCTTTCATCGAGGCTGAAAAAGATGAAAAACAAAAAGCCAACGGAAAAATTCTCATCGCAACTGTGAAAGGCGACGTTCACGACATTGGAAAAAATATTGTGAGCGTGGTTTTGGGTTGCAATAATTATGAAATCATCGATTTGGGAGTAATGGTTCCGGCTGAAAAAATAATTGCTGCAGCCATTGAACACCAGGTTGATGTGATTGGTCTGAGCGGCTTGATCACGCCGAGCTTAGATGAAATGGTTCATGTTGCTGATGAATTACAAAGAAAAAACCTCAGTTTTCCTCTATTAATTGGTGGAGCAACGACTTCTAAAGCGCATACTGCCGTTAAGATTTTTCCGAAATATGGACACACCGTTGTTCACGTGAATGATGCTTCCAGAGCAGTTGGCGTTGTTTCGCAGTTGTTGGATCATAATAACGAAAAGTACAAAGCAGATCTCAAAATTGATTATGAAGATTTCCGTCAGAAATTTTTGGATCGACAGATTGAGAAAGTTTACGTTCCGATTGAAGAAGCCAGAAAGCAGAAATTTTCCATCGATTGGGAAAATGGGCAAATAAGTAAACCGAAATTTTTAGGAATTAAAGTTATTGAAAATCAGGATTTACGGGAATTATTAGATTTTATGGATTGGTCACCGTTTTTCCGAAGTTGGGAACTGCACGGAAAATTTCCACAGATTTTAACCGATGAGGTTGTTGGCGCACAGGCGACGGAATTATTTAAAGAAGCCAAAGTTTTACTCGACAAAATTCTGGACGAAAAGCTCTTTACAGCAAAGGGAATTTTCGGAATTTTCCCCGCAAATTCAAACGAGCAAGATGATGTTTTGGTTTTAAATGGAGAAGGAAACGAAGTGGCGAAATTCCATACTCTAAGACAACAGCTAAAAAAATCTGCCGGAAAAGAATATATTGCGTTAAGCGATTTTATCGCCCCAAAAACTACCGGAAAAGAAGATTATATGGGAGCTTTTGCCGTAACGACAGGTTTCGGAACGGAAGAACTCGCACAAAAATATTACGATGAGGGCGATGATTACAACGCAATTATTGTAAAAGCTTTGGCAGATCGGCTCGCAGAAGCCTTTGCGGAATTTCTGCATCATAAAATCCGAACGGATTTTTGGGGTTACGCGGAAAATGAAAATTTAGAAAACGAAGATCTGATCGCGGAGAAATATTCCGGAATTCGTCCGGCGCCCGGTTACCCGGCGTGTCCCGATCATCTGGAAAAGAAAACGATTTGGGAACTTTTAAAAGTTCAAGAAAATATTGGTTTAGAGTTAACGGAAAGTTTGGCCATGTTTCCCACTGCCGCAGTGTCCGGCTATTATTTTGGAAATCCGAAAGCAAAATATTTCGGTGTTGGAAAAATTAAAGAAGATCAATTGAAAGATTACGCAGAAAGGAAAGGTGTCGATTTAGAATACGCCAGAAAATGGCTGAGTCCCAATCTGGCGGATTAA
- a CDS encoding homocysteine S-methyltransferase family protein, translating to MKNTEKLHKALSERILILDGAMGTMLQRYNFTEEDYRGERFKDWEHPLKGNNDLLSLTQPKAIEEVHRKYLEADADIIETNTFSGTTIAMADYHMEDLVYELNFESAKIARKVCDEFTAKNPEKPRFVAGSIGPTNRTASLSPDVNDPGFRAITFDELRIAYKQQAEALLDGGSDILLVETIFDTLNAKAALFAIDEIQEERNIQIPIMVSGTITDASGRTLSGQTAEAFLISVSHLNLLSVGLNCALGAEQLTPYLETLSKNSEFYISAYPNAGLPNAFGQYDETPEFMAEQIREYAEKGLINIIGGCCGTTPPHIKAIADLVKNYEPRKINQFTNLSV from the coding sequence ATGAAAAACACCGAAAAATTACATAAAGCATTATCCGAAAGAATCCTCATCCTCGATGGAGCGATGGGAACCATGCTGCAACGCTACAATTTTACCGAAGAAGATTACAGAGGCGAAAGATTTAAAGATTGGGAACATCCCTTAAAAGGAAACAACGATCTTCTTTCATTAACGCAACCAAAGGCGATTGAAGAAGTTCACCGAAAATATTTAGAAGCCGACGCGGATATTATCGAGACCAACACTTTTTCCGGAACAACCATCGCAATGGCTGATTATCACATGGAAGATCTGGTTTACGAACTCAATTTCGAATCGGCAAAAATTGCCAGAAAAGTTTGTGACGAATTTACCGCGAAAAATCCAGAAAAACCAAGATTTGTGGCAGGATCTATCGGACCAACCAACAGAACCGCAAGTTTAAGTCCGGATGTAAATGATCCGGGATTTCGCGCCATTACTTTTGATGAATTGCGAATTGCTTACAAACAACAGGCAGAAGCATTGTTAGATGGCGGTTCAGATATTCTTCTCGTTGAAACAATTTTCGATACTTTAAATGCAAAAGCCGCGCTTTTTGCCATTGATGAAATCCAGGAAGAAAGAAATATCCAAATTCCAATCATGGTTTCCGGAACAATTACCGATGCTTCCGGAAGAACTTTGAGCGGACAAACCGCCGAAGCTTTTTTAATCTCCGTTTCGCATCTTAATTTATTGAGTGTCGGATTAAACTGCGCTTTAGGAGCGGAGCAATTAACGCCTTATTTGGAAACTTTATCCAAAAATTCTGAATTTTATATTTCTGCTTATCCAAATGCAGGACTTCCGAACGCTTTTGGGCAATACGACGAAACACCAGAATTTATGGCAGAACAAATCCGGGAATATGCGGAAAAAGGTCTCATCAATATCATTGGAGGTTGCTGCGGAACAACGCCGCCTCACATTAAAGCGATTGCAGATTTGGTGAAGAATTATGAACCGAGAAAGATTAATCAATTTACCAATTTATCAGTTTAA
- a CDS encoding PLP-dependent aspartate aminotransferase family protein — MMNIDKPTTDNQQLTTNFETQAVRIQSERSHFDEHSTPLYLTSSFVFQDAEDMRASFAEEKEKNLYSRFSNPNVNEFTEKMVQLEGAEGGYSFATGMAAIFSTFGALLNSSDHILSCRSVFGSTHTLFTKYFPKWNIETTYFEADETDLEKYLTPNTKILYIETPTNPAIEVLDLEFLGKFAKKHNLLFIVDNCFSTPYLQQPIKYGADLVVHSATKLIDGQGRVLGGVTVGKKELIREIYLFSRNTGPAMSPFNAWVLSKSLETLAVRVEKHCENALKVARFLETQRNVSLVKYPFLESHPSYEIAKKQMKLGGNIVAFEIKGGIEAGRNFLNKIKMCSLSANLGDTRTIVTHPASTTHSKLSVEERNAVGITDGLVRCSVGLEHFEDITNDLKQALE; from the coding sequence ATGATGAATATAGATAAACCGACAACCGACAACCAACAATTAACAACCAATTTCGAAACTCAAGCAGTTCGAATCCAGTCAGAGCGCTCACATTTCGATGAACATTCTACACCATTATATTTGACCTCAAGTTTTGTTTTTCAGGATGCTGAAGATATGCGCGCAAGTTTTGCCGAAGAAAAAGAGAAAAATCTTTACAGCCGATTTTCCAATCCAAATGTGAATGAATTTACCGAAAAAATGGTGCAATTGGAAGGTGCAGAAGGTGGATATTCTTTCGCAACTGGAATGGCTGCAATTTTTTCAACTTTTGGAGCGCTTCTAAATTCGTCAGATCATATTTTAAGTTGTCGTTCCGTTTTCGGTTCTACACACACGCTTTTTACCAAATATTTCCCAAAATGGAATATCGAAACCACATACTTTGAAGCCGACGAAACTGATCTGGAAAAATACTTGACGCCAAATACAAAAATTCTCTACATCGAAACGCCTACAAATCCAGCGATTGAAGTTCTCGATTTAGAATTTTTAGGAAAATTCGCAAAAAAACACAACTTGCTTTTTATTGTAGATAACTGTTTTTCAACGCCTTATTTGCAACAACCCATAAAATATGGAGCCGATTTAGTCGTACATTCCGCCACCAAATTAATTGATGGACAAGGTCGCGTTTTGGGCGGAGTCACCGTTGGAAAAAAAGAATTGATTCGAGAAATTTATTTATTTTCCAGAAATACTGGTCCCGCAATGTCGCCTTTCAACGCCTGGGTTTTGAGTAAAAGTTTAGAAACTTTAGCAGTTCGTGTAGAGAAACATTGCGAAAATGCCTTGAAAGTGGCAAGATTTTTAGAAACCCAAAGAAATGTTTCTTTGGTGAAATATCCTTTTTTAGAATCGCATCCAAGTTACGAAATCGCAAAAAAACAAATGAAATTAGGCGGAAATATCGTGGCTTTTGAAATAAAAGGCGGAATCGAAGCGGGTCGGAATTTCCTTAACAAAATAAAAATGTGTTCCCTTTCTGCAAATCTCGGAGACACCCGAACAATTGTCACGCATCCCGCTTCCACAACACATTCCAAGCTATCTGTTGAAGAACGGAATGCCGTCGGAATCACCGATGGTTTGGTGCGTTGTTCCGTAGGTTTAGAGCATTTTGAAGATATTACTAACGATCTAAAACAAGCATTGGAGTAG
- a CDS encoding ACT domain-containing protein: protein MKNKEEIKILKNKSIIKFEGKDFLGEVGIDGRIFKALTYARISVGVISQQAVENGISVLVNESDSENAVNCLIDEFENERKSGKVNQIYSINNVSVLGFKANDFNRILSELGRNNVFPLILNQVSAENRINLVVTSTQDEKAKNIIEAEIFARPKIVHLAIIGHGKVGSTLIEQVLQKSNDIRNRKKLDLKIVAVANSRKIAFNKSGFNKSWEDDVLVAEEKSSVDSLIQFSQIHQLENLIVVDNTASTDFVKNYSRLAENGFDLVSSNKIFNTLPILEYRDFRHILAKRNKKYLYETNVGAGLPLIDTIKLLHLSGENITRIKGVFSGSLSYIFNNFSVRDEKFSTILKEAMEKGFTEPDPREDLSGNDVARKLLILARELDLSNEFSDIKIENLITDDLSKLNKDEFIKNLAHLDEHFDAVKKNQKEDHVLRFVGDLHGDLQQEKGELDVKLISVPANSALGQLKGSDSIFEIYTESYGENPLVIMGAGAGAKVTARGVFGDILRLSENK, encoded by the coding sequence ATGAAAAATAAAGAAGAAATAAAGATTTTAAAAAATAAATCCATCATTAAATTCGAAGGAAAAGATTTTCTGGGAGAAGTTGGAATCGACGGCAGAATCTTTAAAGCATTGACCTACGCAAGAATCAGCGTAGGCGTAATTTCTCAACAAGCCGTAGAAAATGGAATTTCTGTTTTAGTCAATGAAAGTGATTCTGAAAATGCAGTAAATTGTTTGATTGATGAATTTGAAAACGAAAGGAAGTCCGGAAAAGTAAATCAGATCTACAGCATCAATAATGTTTCAGTCTTAGGATTTAAAGCCAATGATTTCAATAGAATTTTGTCAGAATTGGGTAGAAATAATGTGTTCCCTTTGATTTTGAATCAAGTTTCCGCCGAGAATAGAATCAATCTGGTTGTGACTTCTACCCAGGATGAAAAAGCTAAAAATATCATTGAAGCAGAAATTTTCGCAAGACCGAAAATAGTTCATTTAGCCATTATTGGTCACGGAAAAGTAGGTTCTACTTTAATTGAGCAAGTTCTTCAAAAATCTAACGATATCAGAAACCGAAAAAAACTGGATCTAAAAATAGTTGCCGTTGCTAATTCCCGAAAAATTGCCTTTAATAAAAGCGGTTTTAATAAAAGCTGGGAAGATGATGTTTTGGTTGCAGAAGAAAAATCCAGTGTGGATTCCTTGATTCAGTTTTCCCAAATTCACCAACTGGAAAATTTGATTGTTGTTGATAATACCGCCAGTACAGATTTTGTTAAAAATTATTCACGTCTTGCAGAAAACGGTTTTGATCTGGTTTCCTCCAATAAAATTTTTAATACGCTGCCCATTTTAGAGTACCGCGATTTTCGGCATATTTTGGCAAAGAGAAATAAAAAATACCTCTACGAAACCAATGTAGGAGCCGGCTTACCTTTAATCGACACCATCAAACTATTACATCTTTCCGGCGAAAATATCACCAGGATTAAAGGCGTTTTTTCGGGCTCGCTCAGTTATATTTTTAATAATTTTTCGGTGCGCGACGAGAAATTTTCAACGATTTTAAAAGAAGCCATGGAAAAAGGGTTTACAGAACCCGATCCGCGCGAAGATCTTTCCGGAAATGATGTCGCCCGAAAACTGCTGATCTTAGCAAGAGAACTGGATTTGAGTAATGAATTTAGTGACATAAAAATTGAAAATTTAATTACAGACGATTTGTCAAAATTGAATAAAGATGAATTTATTAAAAATTTAGCTCATTTAGATGAACATTTTGACGCGGTTAAAAAAAATCAAAAAGAAGATCACGTTCTGCGCTTCGTCGGAGATTTACACGGCGATCTCCAACAGGAAAAAGGCGAGCTGGATGTGAAATTAATTTCCGTTCCTGCGAATTCCGCACTCGGACAATTAAAAGGTTCCGACTCCATTTTCGAAATATATACCGAAAGTTACGGCGAAAATCCACTCGTAATAATGGGAGCTGGAGCTGGAGCAAAAGTAACTGCAAGAGGCGTTTTCGGAGATATTTTAAGACTTTCAGAAAATAAATAG
- a CDS encoding alpha/beta fold hydrolase, which yields MENPLQHITLKNQILASGKILDVHLSYQIFGPDLHSAPIILVNHALTGNSNVSGNRGWWNSLIGENKILDTRQYSVICFNIPGNGFDGNILENYEDFGTRDIAQIFLAGLSILKISTVEILIGGSLGGAIGWEMLALKSDLAENFVPAACHYKTSDWLHSQCLVQQFLLDHSHEPLEKARLHAMLCYRTPESLNHRFKNEIHPQAKIRRSHDWLNFHGKKLGARFSLKAYRFMNQLLMSINVDQEAIKKIKAKIHLVAVDSDQFFPAREIKECYEFLNKTKAIVFYHEIKSIHGHDAFLMEYAQLNQILNRVLHEK from the coding sequence TTGGAAAATCCGCTACAACATATCACGCTCAAAAATCAAATTTTAGCATCAGGAAAAATTCTGGATGTCCATTTGTCGTATCAGATATTCGGGCCGGATTTACATTCAGCCCCGATCATCCTCGTAAATCATGCCTTAACGGGAAATTCTAATGTTTCCGGAAACCGTGGATGGTGGAATTCTTTAATCGGCGAAAATAAAATTTTAGACACGCGCCAGTATTCTGTGATCTGTTTTAATATTCCGGGGAATGGTTTTGATGGGAATATACTGGAGAATTACGAAGATTTCGGGACCCGCGACATTGCACAGATTTTTCTTGCAGGACTTTCCATTTTAAAAATTTCTACGGTTGAAATCCTTATCGGCGGTTCCCTGGGCGGCGCCATCGGTTGGGAAATGCTCGCCCTGAAAAGTGATTTGGCAGAAAATTTCGTGCCCGCAGCCTGTCACTACAAAACCTCCGATTGGCTGCATTCTCAATGTCTTGTTCAGCAATTTCTTTTAGATCATTCCCACGAACCCTTAGAAAAGGCGCGGCTCCACGCGATGTTATGTTATCGAACGCCGGAATCTTTAAATCATCGCTTTAAAAATGAAATTCATCCGCAAGCAAAGATTCGAAGGTCGCACGACTGGCTCAACTTTCATGGAAAAAAGCTCGGCGCAAGGTTTAGTCTAAAAGCATATCGTTTTATGAATCAATTGTTAATGTCGATAAATGTTGATCAAGAAGCCATAAAAAAGATTAAGGCAAAAATCCATTTAGTTGCGGTCGATTCGGACCAGTTTTTTCCGGCTCGCGAAATCAAGGAGTGTTATGAATTTTTAAACAAAACCAAGGCAATCGTCTTTTACCACGAGATAAAATCCATTCATGGTCACGATGCTTTCTTAATGGAATATGCGCAACTCAATCAAATATTAAACAGGGTCCTCCATGAAAAATAA